One window of Colias croceus chromosome 6, ilColCroc2.1 genomic DNA carries:
- the LOC123692598 gene encoding uncharacterized protein LOC123692598, whose protein sequence is MLTRKAVAKDMENKLKATLHDLKVSQSLCEKLIQERDESELEIQEIIKKNSLLKAELAELHMKYICSEDKCKALQDVVDSFQQCSSDHEIALSRIAELECSLMEVQEDNPKRQCNTPSSLHDELVECGQLSGSVNFKKINFSSHKKLKKYLRLSKFIKRTQSIVRKSSLKNVIQLEKDKKNLVQELDKYHRDLEYYKILYDVETNELKEKIDSLSHMLNDVNQKYSAAQIQINEHIQQADDLIKLSTENMSFESLTNNYFI, encoded by the exons atgCTGACCCGCAAGGCAGTAGCTAAGGACAtggagaataaattaaaagctaCACTCCATGATTTGAAAGTTTCACAATCTTTATGTGAAAAACTCATACAAGAGCGGGATGAAAGTGAATTAGAAAttcaagaaataattaaaaagaactCTCTTCTAAAAGCCGAGCTGGCTGAACTACACATGAAATACATTTGTAGTGAAGACAAGTGCAAAGCCCTCCAAGACGTTGTGGACAGCTTCCAGCAGTGCTCTAGTGACCATGAGATAGCTCTTAGCCGTATCGCTGAGTTGGAATGTAGCTTAATGGAAGTGCAAGAGGACAATCCCAAGCGGCAATGCAACACACCAAGTAGTCTTCATGATGAATTAGTTGAATGTGGACAGTTAAGTGGCTctgtaaactttaaaaaaatcaatttctcTTCACATAAGAAGTTGAAAAAATACCTTAGATTAAGTAAGTTTATCAAGCGTACCCAATCAATAGTTAGGAAGagttctttaaaaaatgtaattcaaTTAGAGAAAGACAAGAAAAACCTGGTTCAAGAGTTAGACAAATAtc atagggatctagaatattataaaatcttgtaTGATGTAgaaacaaatgaattaaagGAGAAGATAGACTCTTTAAGTCATATGTTAAATGATGTCAACCAGAAATATTCTGCTGctcaaatacaaataaacgAGCATATACAACAGGCAGATGACTTAATTAAATTGAGTACTGAAAATATGAGCTTTGAGTCGCTGaccaataattat ttcatttaa